The Mytilus trossulus isolate FHL-02 unplaced genomic scaffold, PNRI_Mtr1.1.1.hap1 h1tg000827l__unscaffolded, whole genome shotgun sequence genome segment ccttaaggaggctcgagggtataaaaatttcagaaaaaaaataaatatttgtttttcatttcaaattttatttgttaccttttgtagttgttacttatcatatggtacaaaaatcattcaaaacaaacaattcgtgttggccccagatgacttttaaaatatatacatcattgaaaaagttccaaattatctccctttggtggaaaaatgccattttttggctttaaaattgaaatatcttttttaactcatcggtgacctatattttttaatataatttccatataagctgcacttaaactaaattattgtaaaatttgagcgatttctgtaataaatttctttcttttttttcaatattacctttatttctcctattacttcaacagaaaaaaaccacctttacaaaaatgtatgcttcttttgaaggcagattgtgagtgcaaatgaacggtgaccccacttttttattttatttttctgttaactataagataaagttcatgtatagaaaaatatagagaaatcctatataaatgatttagacccgcgaacccccttaaggggtcaattgacaattttggtcttgttgacttatttgtagatcttattttgctgaacattattgctgtttacagtttatctttatctataataatattcaagataataaccaaaatctgcaaaatttccttcaaattacttttttcggggcagcaacccaacaacccattgtccgtttcatttgaaagtttcatggcagatagattttcacttgataaacaatttactccatgtcagatttgctctaaatgctttggtttcagagatataagtcaaaatctacatttcacccctatgttctatttttagccatggcagccatcttggttggttggcggggtcatgccacacatttttttaacaatataccccaataatgattgtggccaaatttggtttaatttggcccagcagtttcaggagaagatttttgtaaaagattacaaaaatttacaaaaaattggtcaaaaatgtctataaagggcaataactccttaaggggtcaactgaccattttagtcatattaacttatttgtagacaGGGTTTCcactggcggtcgccatttttgcaatttgcgaaaaaataataattgtggcgacaaaaattcgtcatttgcgaattaatttggcgaaagaaatatacataacgatttattttcctcaatcttgtttatttacttttttcaagtttctcggactttacccgatcagacaatactcggaattcaccttgacctcattaagatttggacagaaaatcaataatcagctgattgcattttataactatcgacaacaaaggactaattaataaaggtgttgattgaattgtttgacaaaatgatatagtTAAATGGCTTCCgctaaatgtcacatacagaatttatttaccactttgcgacgcacatgtttgaagcaaacttttgacgtctcctctccttttaaagatagtttagaaaagaaagctgttgttgtgacgaaaaatgttcaaaagcaagaaaaatctctgatttaaaactttaattatcctttgacttaaatatacatgtaggtaatTGATTAGGGAGACTACTTTAAAGTCGTTTGagtgacacacgtgtttcaagcatagttgtacgtctcaactttttcatttaccGATGATCAAGAGAAGAAAACTGTTGTTatgaagaaatatatacaaaaggtTAATTTGGGAACAACCCCTCGAAggagagtaacccttcaatgtaatgactacacatgAAATGAGGAATCAATTTCATGTgataaaagcttttgttttgttgtaaaaaacacttcttagtacaaaagggcacatcagtattttttcttttaaggaAACTTTCCCCACGAACTATACTGGTAGtttataataaagaagatataattCCTGGAATCTAACAAAATTAAtggacatgttttgatcatatacgaaaaatatatgttgcttggcgaaaaaaataataaagtggcgaaaaatttattgttttggcgaaagaggtggcgaaaaaaattaattaattgacccaggggaaaccctgtttgtagatcttactttgctgaacattattgctgattacattttatttctttctataataagattcaagataataaccaaaatctgcaaaatttccttcaaattacttttttcggggcagcaacccaacaacccattgtccgtttcatttgaaagtttcaaggcagatagattttcacttgataaacaatttactccatgtcagatttctattggccacagtaccactagtggtacaggataaatcatctgactgtgatagatttagtctgacgccatttctattggtcaaggtatcattattgttacgggataaatcatatgtctgtgatagattaactctgacatcatgtctataggtcagagtatcattattgtaacaggatatatcatctgactgtaatagattgactctgacatcatgtctataggtcacagaaccattattgttacaggatatatcatctgactgtgatagattgactctgacactatgtctattggccacagtagcactggtggtacaggataaatcatctgactatGATTTGtgtactctgacgccatttgtTTTGGTCGagatatcattattgttacaggataaatcatcggactatacttaggactatcaacataatacaaatacaaatattttattggcacaaactCAATTACAATAATTGGCAACGGCCCATACAACTAGTATACTAAAAGTAATGATGCAGCAATTAACTAAAACTTTTTGGGGACCTTTTATTTGtctaaaaaacataaaagtgtaaaatgcattttagttaaagtgtagGGGCTGGACATTTTTGGTACCGTATTCTCTATATTAATTGTCTATTATAAAATGATTGAATGGATCCAAAGCTATGTactatttaatatatttgaagTGGAATTTGTCAGTAAAAAATGGACATGGGAAATTCCCGTTTGTTGTATGGTTAGTTAGCATAACTTTACATATTTCTTGTTGCGAACAAGATATACGGCTATTCAATGAAATGTACAATACGACCGACacgaagaaaaacaaacaagaattTTTTATCCATTGAAATGTTTCACCCAACAATGGAAGCGAGGGGTACAAATCAACCAAAAGGCTACGAATGAACCGCAAACGAAAATGAAGTTGTTACTAACGTTCGACACATGGAGTCATATAGGCCACACCCAGCAGACCGGTTGCAGTCGggctttgaaaaaaatattcagtataTAAGTTCGGCAGAACAGACCTTCCGGTCAGATATGGGATTCACATGcaatcccccccccccaaaaaaaataaaaataaaatacgcctggtttttttttttagagtgtAATGGAGTATAATTTTCTGTTGGGTGCAATAGTGATTAAAAAGTCAATACGTCCTTGCTCAATACTTTGAAGGCGTCATCCTTAGCCCAAACatctgaatttcaaaatgactgagTGACGAGTTTTTTTTCGACGTACTTGTCAACTCCACCGTAGCAAATCACATAACTTTGACATACTCAATAATATATTACATTGAATACGAACgaaatatatctttataagtGGAGAAATGtcgcattaaaattaaatacacagCAAAGTTCACGAAGTCTAGGCTGATTATtaatcattttattataaaaaaaaagtgccaGCAAAAGGGGGGGCGTACGCCCTCTACGCCCccctctgaatccgccactgagACCGGTTGCAGTCGggctttgaaaaaaatattcagtataTAAGTTCGGCGGAACAGACCTTCCGGTCAGATATGGGATTCACATGCAatcccgccccccccccccccaaaaaaaaaaaatacgcccGGTTTTGTTTTAGAGTGTAATGGAGTATAATTTTCTGTTGGGTGCAATTGTGATAAAGAAGTCAATACGTCCTTGCTCAATACTTTGAAGGCGTCATCCTTAGCCTAAACGTGTGTTACTGTAatctgaatttcaaaatgactgagtgacgggttttttttttcgacgtttggctcagtagtttcagaggagaagatttttgtaaaagttaacagacggcgccagacgccaagtgatgagtcaggtgagctaaaaactaaACATGACATTTCTGTATAATACAATTATCTTTGTCTTCAAGTTACTCGTCGAATGAAACTTCCAAAGAATTATTATGAAagataatcacaaaaatttgTACATCATGGGTTTACAGCTTTATCATATGACAATgctgaaaaaaagtatatattgaTCCTTAACTGATAAAGATAGATgcctgtaataaaaaaaaagacaagttTAAACTCTTGACTCGCCTTTATATTCGGCCTTATTTAAAACAGAGTTACGACCATCACAATTTTACGCCACGACCATCctcaacatttttgttttttaagtaaCGACCATCATGCTCGAATTTGTAAGTGACTATTTTacgaaaattggaatgtttttatacatcaaatttgatttcaatGTCACCGAACTGCCGAATAGTATGTATGAGACAATCGGTTTGGCTCGAATAAACCTTATCAGCGGGAAAATATATCCCTAGAGTTGTCTCCTATTTTTTATATCTCCGGATGGTCGTAACTTGCTTACTACCAGtgagctataaaagaccccgaaatcaaatgtaaaacaattcaaacgagaaaacaaacggtcttatttatgtacaaaaaatctgggactattatactaactTACTAACTTAGGATAATAGTCTcagaaaaaattgaaagaacGGAAAAAAATTTatcacaccaacaaacgacaactactgaattacgggctcctgacttgggacaggcacatccaagaatgtggtggggttaaacaatgcagttggagagcattgagaacctaaaattccaaaaaaaagttgtgtcaaatacgactaaggtataAACtactcctgggataagaaaatccttagttttttcgaaaaattcacaTTTTGTAGATTTTCCGTACTCTGTATCACATAACGCGACCGTTTATGTCGTTACAAATATCAACAGCTGTGTTTTTTGACTTAGGAATAGAAATATGATTATTTGGTCAACCCTTTCTCAAAGTAGTGCGTCCattttggctgtgcgggatttATAAGTACGAGTCAAAGTTCGGTCAGAATAGTGACGTTAAATCGTATGTCTCATGATAAGAGAGTGCCATACTCCCTACACATTATGAATCCTTGCAATAACTCCCAGAAGGGTCCGTATGTGGTCTCTTGCAATTCAAATATCTAGCCATATTCAATATACCCTCCATTTCAGGTGGCAGTCAAAAATTATCCTACCTTCATCTCGGACGGATTTGTTGTAGGACCTACCTACTgtacttaattttaatttgatgtcGACTTTAACgagcatgaaatatttgacactggaTGTTTCAGCAAacatcaattatattttatagaataacgTTAAGCTTAGAAAgttgtgtaacagtacaacataagaacaaactataaaaaaatagttgaaaaaggctcaactcatcagatggatacaagtagaaatacatttaacaaaaacacagagtggacgtcGCCGGGTATACATTTTCCAGTTGATAATATATTTCCGAACTTGCATTTCCCAGCATAATTTCCGCTTGAACGAGGTTGATACTTACAAAACCAGATAGAAGGTGTTGAATGTTGCTCTCAATAAAAATTAGTTTAATATGAAACCAAGAAAGAATTCTGACTTATGACTATGTGCTATCACTttagtattttgtttattgaacatttaattcTACACAAAAAAGCAAGTATGTACAACAGAGCCAAGTAACTAGCATATAATGATACTCTGAAATTGACCATTGTTTAcgattgtaaacaaaaatggcGGACCCGCAACATCGCATTGTAAATAACTCATAAGGGGACATTCCTGTTGGAAATTCAATCGAAAGTGCACGCCTTTATAAACGCTTTTTAGGGGGTGATACTACCATATACCTCTAGTAGGCAGTAAAAGTGCTATATATACGTTTTGTTTGGGTCTAGCCCAAGAATAAGTAAGTTCAAGTCTTTTTAGAACGTTATCGGAAGGACATACTAATACAAAAACTTAGTACCAGTGTTATATGAACGTTATCGGAAGGAAGTACTCCTACAAAAACTTAGTATCAGAGTTAAGTtaatttatcttacctcctatacatttctaggaatatgattggttaaaagcgtccTCGTGGAAaccgtgtatattcaatattaggtttagttgggaggcggggcttattccatacacggttagtagtggagttatgtccctttatattcTATATAAGGTAATAAAGAGGCGGGGCTTATtccatacacggttagtagtggtgttacgtccctttagaaaaacaaaacagtactgagaaaaaaacttaaaggtttcaacagacgaagagggaaataaattcagaaaacacatttttaaaatctaacaaGTTGTCATTGTTGGCATCATGTTAATGCTAACTGTATTGAAGACTGCTAATTTTGATAGGTCACTAGTCTAAATTTTAcacgttaagatagtcggtaagataaattcgttacatagtgtgctagtgacgtaatacggtatatatggggtcggtaaattccatatgggatGAGAgcgtcactagcacactatgtaactaatagtaTCGGAAGGACATACTCCCACAAAAATTGAGTACCAGAGTTATATGAACGTTATCGGAAGGACATTTCATACAAAAACTTCGTACTAGTGTTATATGAATGTTATCGGAAGGACATACTCCAATGTATCGGAAGGACATATACTCCTACCAAAATTGAGTACcagtcagtggcggatccagggggggggttccgggggtgcgcaccccccctttatttttgccgatcaatgcatttgtatcgggacatatgttttgcaccccccctttgccctgggtgccctgggttagcaccccccctttcgaaaattcctgcatccgcccctgccAGTTGTACCCATACGTCACATTTTAGGTCTTCTTTTATCAGTATGTGTTTTTGTATGTCTCAGACAATTACTTATTCTGCCaactcttttttcaaaatatcacatCTTATCTTTCCAAGTATGGATTTTCATGTGTTTATTGCGATTGCTTTTGTGACCAAATgctttaccacatacatcacatcTGTAAGGTTTTTCGCCAGTATGTGTTATCATGTGTGTACGACAAGAACTGCTTTGGCCAAATTCTTTTTCACAAATATAACATGCGTAAGGTTTTTCGCCAGTATGTTTTTTCATGTGTACATTATAGTTGCTCTTGGCACTAAATTCTTTACCACATTCATCACATTTGTAAGGTTTTTCAccagtatgtgttctcatgtgaatTAGACAACTATCTTTTTTGCCaaactttttttcacaaatatcaCATTGGTAAGCTTTTTCGccagtatgtgttctcatgtgagtTAGACAATTACTTTTTCTGCGAAACTGTTTTCCACAAACATCACATCTGTAAGGTTGTTCACCAGTATGCTTTCTCATGTGAATTCGACAGGCGCTTTCTCGGTGAAACTCTTGATcacaaaacacacatttaaaatgtttttcccCAGTATGAATTCTCATGTGTTCATTATAGTTGGCTTTCTGACCAAATTCCTTATCACATACATCACATTTGTAAGGTTTTTCGCCAGTATGgattttcttgtgtatattaTAATTGCCTTTGCTACTAAATTCTTTACAACATTCATCACATTTGTAAGGTTGTTTACCAGTAAGATTTTTCATTTGACGTAGACTAGAACTTTTTCGGTGAAACTCTTTGTCTGCAGTAGCCTCTTTACTGGACATAACTAAGTGTTGCAGTCTGTTCAcagatgtgtttttttatctACAACATACAAATACCAATTTATTTAAAGATGGTAGGTAAACTATGTAATAATTACAACTATAAGCAGTATGTATTGTGTGCATACATTTGTACTAgaagtctgatttttttttcatttatcccTGTTCAGGAGCACCTGAGAGCACcgcggttttttttttgtgggatTGGTTTCCCTTGATGGACCGCTGTTTATCTTGTCGTCGTTTCGTAGTTTTCCAATGCTCGCCGACTCGGTTTCGACTTTATTGAAAGTGAATGTTTCTTTGTCATCATTGGTCTCTCTTTTAACAAATAAACTAGAATATTGCggataccttttttttttttacaaaaacagatTATGTCATTTCTTTTGTTTGAGTACCTCTTAAAAAACTACAATTTCgaccaaaaaaagaaagaaagagtTTAAGGTACAAAACTTTGATAATGGGACGTAAAagaaattatgttttctggtctgtgcgtcagtccgtctgttcgttcgtccgtccatcCATCCGTTCGTCCCGCCGAGAAGTTTTtcatgaagttgaagtccaatcagcttgaaacttagtaccAATGTTCCTTGTGATATGATCtgtttaatgccaaattagagtgtATACCCCGttttcacggtccacttaacatggaaatgatagtgcagatggggcatccgtTGACTTAGGACACAACATtttgttattggtataaatatagattttgcTACCGTTAATTAAAAGCAGACTAGATActattgttatatacatatgcaCTTTAATGGATCTACCATCTGTCGACGCATGTATCTTGGCGTTGAACAAGGTAATGGTTTTCTCTAACTGTTTACTATGACGTCTTTCCACTACATccatccattgtatgttggatctgattgataatttagtcttgaTGCacgatttttgtcgagcctgcaacttttgttgcagaaagctcgacatagggatagtgatccggcggcggcggtgttagctcacttcttaaaagctttatattttagaaggtggaagacctggatgcttcatactttgtatatagatgcctcatgttatgaagtttccgtcagtcacatgtccaatgtccttgacctcattttcatggttcagtgaccacttaaaaaaaagttcagattttttgtaatattgaattctctcttattataagtaataggataactatatttggtatgtgcgtaccttgcaaggtcctcatgcccgtcagacagttttcacttgacctcgacctcatttcatggctcagtgaacaaggttaagttttggtggtcaagtccatatctcagatactataagcaatagggctagtatattcggtgtatggaaggactgtaatgtgtacatgtccaactgacaggtgtcatatgaccttgacctcattttcatggttcagtggttatagttaagtttttgtgttttggtctgtttttctcatactttatgcaataggtctactatatttgttgtatggaatgattgtaaggtgaacatgtctaacggacagatgtcatctgaccttgacctcattttcatggttcagtggtcaaagttaagtttttcagttttggtctttttatttgatactataaaccataggtcaactatatttagtgtatggaaatattttatgaatgatatattagtcgcgcaggttttatttgaccttgacctcattttcacggttcattgctcagtgttaagttttttgtgttttggtctatttttcttaaactataagtattaggtcaactatatttgttttatggaagcattgttagctgtacatgtcagcctagcatggttcatctgaccttgacctcattttcatggttcattggtctttgtttagttatcttggttaatgtaacgtttatgtgacagttgtaataaagctttatacttaggactatcaacataatatcaatgattagtaaagaaggcgagacatttcagtgtgtgcactcttgtctttattggctttgaactagctgtcactGACTGCGAGTCTTCTCAGATAtgtactttttgttgttggaatgtACAAGTACCATGTCAGGTCcatgtgttttgttatatgaatttagccttttttaacacaattttataaaattgagaatggacatACAGTTCGTTCATATGCTATGCTGTTACATCACTGTCCGAATTAAGGGTAGGGTTGAgattccgctaacatgtttaaccccgccacattttgtatatatttgtctgtaccaagttaggagcctgtaattcagttgtcgtttgttgctgtgttaaacatttgtttttcgttcagttgtttttacattaatatacatgtagttttgtcGTATGGTTTCATATTTGTGATTTTGGGGTCTTTCAAAGCCGACAaagcggtatgagctttgcgtattgttgaaggctttacagtgacctataaagatctgttaatttctgtgtcatttgttcttttgtgcagagttgtctaattggcaatcataccacatctgtgTTTTTATGGTGTTATACACCTTACATACAACATGTAccctggttgatgtaacacaggaggatgttatacaccttatataccacatgtaccccggttgatgtaacacaggaggatgttatacaccttacatacaacatgtaccctggttgatgtaacacaggaggatgttatacaccttatataccacacgTACCCcggttgatgtaacacaggaggatgttatacaccttatataccacatgtaccccggtttgatgtaacacaggaggatgttatacaccttatataccacatgtaccccggttgatgtaacacaggaggatgttatacaccttacatacaacatgtatcctggtggatgtaacacaggaggatgttatacaccttatataccacatgtatccTGGTCGATGTAACataggaggatgttatacaccttatataccacatgtaccctggttgatgtaacacaggaggatgttatacaccttacatACAACATGTACCCTGGTTGATATAACACcagaggatgttatacaccttatataccacatgtaacCTGGtcgatgtaacac includes the following:
- the LOC134703076 gene encoding zinc finger protein 664-like, coding for MSSKEATADKEFHRKSSSLRQMKNLTGKQPYKCDECCKEFSSKGNYNIHKKIHTGEKPYKCDVCDKEFGQKANYNEHMRIHTGEKHFKCVFCDQEFHRESACRIHMRKHTGEQPYRCDVCGKQFRRKSNCLTHMRTHTGEKAYQCDICEKKFGKKDSCLIHMRTHTGEKPYKCDECGKEFSAKSNYNVHMKKHTGEKPYACYICEKEFGQSSSCRTHMITHTGEKPYRCDVCEQRHYVSSFKTALQTDMKNGRAKNWIEVLMKILLTCLGSNDMCGSATNIHDSINTALETVFGDFDTPITQMEYNAPYSSTPSSTSSSLLSLSSLNLESSVAESSTGYLADHRVSRHTIVPDYCVVLPDFPGIFPIVFELKPAHRESHAIVQNIQQMLSKLFFQDVVFGIVVSPRLFQLS